A window of the Lactuca sativa cultivar Salinas chromosome 7, Lsat_Salinas_v11, whole genome shotgun sequence genome harbors these coding sequences:
- the LOC111887666 gene encoding TORTIFOLIA1-like protein 2, which yields MKAHLKLRGATARVNNQQATFELKHRVVIALNKISDRDTYQIGVDELERTIKSLTPENVSPFLSCILDTDSEQKKAVRKECIRLMGTLATFHHDLIGPHIGKMVSSIVKRLKDPDAVVRDACVDTMGVLASRLTSFEGNFVVLVKPLFEAICEQNKHVQNGSALCLARVIDNAMDPPVSILQRMLIKTTKLLNNPHFMVKPAIIELNRSIIQAGGASTESSLSVAMTSIQEALKNSDWSTRKAASLALAEFASSNASYFGSFKSSSIHSLELCRFDKVKPVRDTVLQALQLWRSLKETDAFECSEARSSIKGGDYNESKVKDTRIPLSVRKNGSSSSNVGSPHNSKPNDWNIKVIVPNTHNNFLLYPKDEESEGSSVTKAFTSTQDIGYEYVPMDDKHEFSSTSNIDTEKFEAKLMGVNRLLVDKEMSSEEQRYYSKIEDCKSNESNVRESVSESIHGCCMQTTKEISLFREKLQDIDNKQSNLLYLLKGFTSKTTDSLSIIQTKVSSLEHVVDQMAQNIDDHKGRNLKSTSNFLKKSSPRPSTCTPRQSLDTLTRQSPLQPPKQSDASEDSTFCRGKSGNSTNQGIDSWMDPMSRNNVVKDTQKDISRLGIQSAINRKKDLDAAYVDALNSCDEVALVYLFDKTGPVLEKLSHMTVNVIVSTLATFLSEQRFMNSIIPWLHQVVELSGVHGSNHLLLTAKTRREFLYAIQEAMNMELPNTTSRRSITQLVTKMHQVWGKCS from the exons ATGAAGGCGCATTTGAAATTGAGAGGAGCCACCGCTAGGGTTAACAACCAACAAGCTACATTTGAGCTAAAACATCGCGTGGTAATTGCATTGAACAAGATATCTGATCGAGATACATACCAAATTGGGGTTGATGAGCTTGAAAGAACAATCAAAAGTTTAACTCCAGAAAACGTGTCCCCATTTTTGTCATGCATCTTAGACACAGATTCAGAGCAGAAAAAGGCTGTTCGTAAGGAATGTATCAGACTCATGGGTACCCTCGCAACCTTCCACCATGATCTCATTGGTCCTCACATAGGAAAAATGGTTTCTAGCATAGTGAAAAGACTAAAAGATCCTGATGCTGTTGTGAGAGATGCTTGTGTGGATACCATGGGTGTTTTGGCATCCAGATTAACTTCTTTTGAGGGAAATTTTGTTGTTTTAGTGAAACCTCTTTTTGAAGCAATATGTGAGCAAAATAAACATGTTCAAAATGGTTCTGCTCTCTGTTTAGCTCGGGTGATTGACAATGCAATGGATCCTCCAGTGTCTATTCTACAAAGAATGTTAATAAAGACAACAAAGTTGCTCAATAATCCACACTTCATGGTGAAACCTGCCATTATTGAGTTAAACAGAAGTATCATTCAg GCAGGAGGGGCCTCAACAGAAAGTAGTTTAAGTGTTGCAATGACTAGCATTCAAGAAGCTCTTAAGAACAGTGACTGGAGTACACGTAAAGCTGCATCTTTAGCATTAGCAGAATTTGCATCAAGTAATGCATCATATTTTGGATCTTTCAAATCATCTTCTATACACTCCCTTGAATTATGTCGCTTTGACAAG GTCAAACCAGTTAGGGACACAGTACTGCAGGCCTTACAGCTCTGGAGAAGTCTTAAAGAAACTGATGCTTTTGAATGCTCAGAAGCTCGATCTTCTATTAAAG GAGGTGATTATAATGAGTCCAAAGTGAAGGATACAAGAATTCCACTTTCAGTTAGAAAGaatggtagtagtagtagtaatgtGGGAAGTCCTCATAATTCCAAACCAAATGATTGGAATATCAAAGTCATTGTCCCAAATACACACAATAATTTTTTGTTATATCCTAAAGATGAAGAATCTGAAGGAAGTTCTGTTACAAAAGCATTCACAAGTACTCAAGATATTGGATATGAATACGTGCCCATGGATGACAAACATGAGTTCTCTTCTACATCCAATATTGACACCGAAAAATTTGAAGCTAAATTGATGGGAGTGAATCGATTACTAGTGGATAAAGAAATGAGTAGTGAAGAACAGAGATACTATTCAAAGATTGAGGATTGTAAAAGTAATGAATCGAATGTTAGAGAATCGGTTTCTGAATCTATTCATGGATGTTGCAtgcaaacaacaaaagaaattaGTTTGTTTCGAGAGAAGCTTCAGGATATAGATAACAAACAATCAAATCTCTTGTATCTTTTGAAG GGGTTTACAAGCAAGACAACAGATAGCTTGTCAATAATACAAACAAAGGTGTCAAGTTTGGAACATGTAGTGGATCAAATGGCACAAAACATTGATGATCATAAAGGAAGAAATTTAAAATCAACCtccaattttttgaaaaaaagttCTCCAAGACCCTCAACATGCACTCCAAGGCAATCACTGGATACACTCACTAGACAATCTCCATTACAGCCCCCCAAACAATCCGATGCTTCTGAAGACTCCACATTTTGTAGGGGCAAATCCGGAAATTCAACCAACCAAGGCATAGACTCATGGATGGACCCCATGAGTAGAAACAATGTAGTCAAGGACACACAAAAGGACATCTCTAGACTGGGAATCCAAAGTGCTATAAATAGAAAGAAAGATTTGGATGCTGCATATGTTGATGCCTTGAATTCTTGTGATGAGGTGGCATTAGTGTATCTTTTTGACAAAACGGGCCCCGTTTTGGAAAAATTATCACACATGACTGTCAATGTGATTGTTAGCACTTTGGCAACATTCTTGTCAGAACAACGGTTTATGAACTCAATAATCCCATGGCTACAtcaa GTGGTGGAATTAAGTGGTGTCCATGGATCAAACCACCTTCTACTCACTGCAAAAACAAGGAGAGAATTTTTGTATGCAATTCAGGAAGCTATGAACATGGAATTACCAAATACTACATCAAGAAGATCAATAACACAATTAGTAACAAAAATGCATCAAGTTTGGG gAAAATGCTCCTGA